A single region of the Sorghum bicolor cultivar BTx623 chromosome 9, Sorghum_bicolor_NCBIv3, whole genome shotgun sequence genome encodes:
- the LOC8067357 gene encoding uncharacterized protein LOC8067357, which yields MENPPSIIVTPIAPAVSAQFTRFTFSKLYIRRTSPGSKELTVDGRPSDHLGTRNVSDCPIFDGPGSNAILVARIQGTITQISNAHELYTIVFEERLKGSTIVTEGIMTEGSDEWAIYGGTGVFAMARGVIKRKNLADKSGGNTDELTMEVFCPVFGS from the exons ATGGAGAACCCTCCGAGCATCATAGTGACTCCCATTGCTCCAGCTGTATCAGCGCAGTTCACAAGATTCACCTTCAGCAAACTGTATATTCGTCGGACTAGCCCAGGCAGCAAGGAGCTAACTGTGGATGGAAGGCCATCTGATCATCTGGGCACAAGAAATGTCAGTGATTGCCCCATATTTGATGGCCCTGGGTCCAACGCCATCCTCGTGGCTCGCATACAGGGAACCATAACCCAAATAAGTAACGCACACGAATTATACACCATCGTCTTTGAGGAGAG GCTTAAGGGCTCCACGATCGTCACCGAAGGAATAATGACGGAAGGGTCTGATGAATGGGCAATCTATGGTGGAACTGGAGTGTTTGCTATGGCAAGAGGtgtcataaaaagaaaaaatcttGCTGATAAGAGTGGTGGGAATACTGATGAACTTACCATGGAAGTTTTCTGTCCGGTGTTTGGCTCATAA
- the LOC8071230 gene encoding uncharacterized protein LOC8071230, protein MAMNPPSSIVASMAAPVPAKFTKFTFRTLYIRRTDPGSKEMSQAGRPSDQLGRRNISDCPIYDGRGSNASLVGRIQGITVQIGNAHQLVTIVFETQRLKGSTLLTNGMVTAGSDEWAIYGGTGVFAMATGIIKRKNLADRTGGNTDELSMEVFCPVFG, encoded by the exons atGGCGATGAACCCTCCGAGTAGCATAGTGGCTTCCATGGCTGCACCTGTACCAGCCAAGTTCACCAAGTTCACCTTCCGTACCTTATATATTCGTCGGACGGATCCAGGCAGTAAGGAGATGTCTCAGGCTGGAAGACCATCTGATCAGCTGGGCAGAAGAAACATCAGTGACTGCCCCATATATGACGGCCGTGGCTCCAACGCCAGCCTAGTTGGTCGCATACAGGGAATCACAGTCCAAATTGGCAATGCACATCAATTAGTCACCATCGTTTTTGAGACCCAGAG GCTTAAGGGCTCTACGCTCCTTACCAATGGAATGGTAACGGCTGGGTCTGATGAATGGGCAATCTACGGTGGAACCGGAGTGTTTGCTATGGCGACAGGTatcataaaaaggaaaaatctcGCCGATAGGACTGGTGGCAACACTGATGAACTCAGCATGGAAGTTTTCTGCCCAGTGTTTGGCTAA
- the LOC110430036 gene encoding uncharacterized protein LOC110430036 — protein sequence MAATAGGAAEFGCLSSMATANDDDCTSLGGLCLDKAGTTVVDGHAAAAEGEKERKNTCSKRRRARRRKANRCEQGAAGYGDDEWEDLVTLFFDKPETVAERGRRMQREQQAAHNWKLCRAREAAMDRIREYDPKIGRNYYSRVEYVDDMATFNHDEESPLGPMRDTEALIYAHGIASDGEKKFIASDSANLGKHLLCKDSLL from the exons ATGGCGGCAACGGCGGGCGGCGCAGCGGAATTCGGCTGTCTCTCCTCCATGGCGACGGCGAACGATGACGACTGCACAAGCTTAGGAGGTTTATGCCTCGACAAGGCGGGGACGACGGTGGTCGACGGGCACGCTGCGGCGGCGGAGGGGGAGAAGGAGCGCAAGAACACGTGCTCGAAGAGGCGGCGTGCGCGGCGGCGGAAAGCCAACCGCTGCGAGCAAGGCGCCGCCGGTTACGGGGACGACGAGTGGGAAGATCTTGTAACTCTCTTCTTCGACAAGCCAGAAACGGTGGCCGAGCGCGGGAGGCGGATGCAGAGAGAACAGCAGGCGGCGCACAACTGGAAGCTGTGCAGAGCCCGCGAGGCCGCCATGGATCGGATCCGCGAGTACGATCCCAAGATTGGGCGCAACTACTACTCCCGAGTTGAATACGTCGACGACATGGCCACATTCAACCACGACGAGGAGT CGCCACTTGGTCCAATGAGAGACACTGAGGCATTGATCTATGCACATGGCATAGCTTCAGATGGTGAGAAGAAGTTCATTGCCAGTGACTCTGCAAATCTCGGCAAACATCTTCTCTGTAAAGATAGTCTCCTCTGA
- the LOC8067358 gene encoding agglutinin: MENPPSFVVTPIAAPVSAEFTKLTFRSLYIRRSGPSSREISMDGKSDLGKRYFSDFPVYDGPGSEAKLVARVQGLSVQVGNTYQIFTIVFETERLKGSTLLTNGVITGGSDEWAIFGGTGAFAMATGVIKRKYLADRDGGKNTEELMIDVFCPLFVASQPKGPTTKAGLWGGQGGSNQDITVPPKRLQSLTIRSGSAIDAIEFTYIDNAGQKHTAGAWGGPGGTAHRIDLDDAEYVKEVSGTYGTFEGITVLTSFKLVTNVRTWGPWAIENGTPFSITAPTNSSIVGFYGRAGRLIDAIGVYFA; the protein is encoded by the exons ATGGAGAACCCTCCGAGTTTCGTAGTGACTCCCATCGCTGCACCTGTATCAGCGGAGTTCACCAAACTCACCTTCCGTAGCTTGTATATTCGTCGAAGTGGTCCAAGCAGCAGGGAGATATCTATGGATGGAAAATCTGATCTCGGCAAGAGATATTTCAGTGACTTCCCCGTATACGATGGTCCTGGCTCCGAGGCCAAACTCGTGGCTCGTGTGCAGGGACTCTCAGTCCAAGTTGGTAACACATACCAAATATTCACCATCGTCTTTGAGACCGAgag GCTCAAGGGCTCAACGCTCCTTACCAATGGAGTGATAACTGGTGGGTCTGATGAATGGGCAATTTTCGGCGGAACCGGAGCGTTTGCTATGGCGACTGGTgtcataaaaagaaaatatcttGCTGATAGGGATGGGGGGAAAAATACTGAAGAACTTATGATAGATGTTTTCTGCCCACTGTTTGTTGCTTCACAGCCGAAG GGCCCTACCACGAAGGCTGGATTATGGGGTGGACAGGGAGGGTCGAACCAGGACATAACGGTGCCACCAAAGCGTCTGCAGAGCCTCACCATTCGCAGTGGCAGCGCTATTGATGCTATTGAGTTCACTTATATTGACAATGCTGGTCAGAAGCACACTGCTGGCGCATGGGGTGGACCTGGTGGCACTGCTCACAGG ATCGATCTTGACGATGCCGAGTATGTCAAGGAAGTTTCAGGAACCTACGGCACATTTGAAGGCATTACCGTCTTGACCTCATTCAAACTTGTCACCAATGTCAGAACCTGGGGCCCATGGGCCATCGAGAATGGGACACCTTTCTCCATCACCGCGCCAACCAACAGCAGCATTGTGGGATTCTATGGACGTGCAGGAAGGCTCATCGATGCCATTGGTGTTTACTTTGCGTGA